A genomic stretch from Candidatus Aminicenantes bacterium includes:
- the ribH gene encoding 6,7-dimethyl-8-ribityllumazine synthase (RibE; 6,7-diimethyl-8-ribityllumazine synthase; DMRL synthase; lumazine synthase; beta subunit of riboflavin synthase; condenses 5-amino-6-(1'-D)-ribityl-amino-2,4(1H,3H)-pyrimidinedione with L-3,4-dihydrohy-2-butanone-4-phosphate to generate 6,6-dimethyl-8-lumazine (DMRL); riboflavin synthase then uses 2 molecules of DMRL to produce riboflavin (vitamin B12); involved in the last steps of riboflavin biosynthesis; forms a 60mer (icosahedral shell) in both Bacillus subtilis and Escherichia coli; in Bacillus subtilis this 60mer is associated with the riboflavin synthase subunit (alpha) while in Escherichia coli it is not), which translates to MKEFKGQLISKGFKVAIVVSRFNNFITEQLLDGAK; encoded by the coding sequence ATGAAAGAATTCAAGGGACAGTTGATTTCCAAGGGGTTCAAGGTGGCGATCGTGGTCTCGCGCTTCAACAACTTCATCACCGAACAGCTGCTGGACGGGGCCAAG